TGTTTGTAATTCCTTGGCGGACAGCATCAGGATTTTCACGAATAAATTTTAAGTCTAACATATTTTCTCTTTTCTATAATTTTATTAGGAACACGGATCATTATGATTATTAAGATTTACTATGATTTTTATATTCGTCTGTTAAAACGCAACGCCGCACTTCTGGCTTTTTACCAAAATTCAATAATAATCCGACTTCAATTTCAGTAGCCTTTAAATAATTTTCTAACTGAATTTCATGCTCTCCACATAAAGATTCGGCAGCTTTTAGTTCAACGATTTCAACTTCATTCACAATTATATCAGCAAAATATTCACCGACAACCGAATCATCATAATATACAGTTATTGGTTTTTGTCTATTACAATTCAATCCCAAATGTTTTAATTCAAGCTTTAGGGAATTTTCATAAACCTTCTCAAGAAAGCCATATCCTAATTTATTATAATCTTTATAGAATGCTTTAATAATAAGTTCAGTAATATTTGAATATTTTAAATTTGAACTGATCATAATTGATCTTAAACATCGTAATAATCCGGGTTCCTATTTCTCACTTAACAACAATGTTTAATATTTTATTTTTAACATAAATTTCTTTTACGATTTGTTTACCCTCAATAAACTTAAGGACTCTTGAATCTTGCTTTGCGATACTTTTAATTACACTCTCATCATCATCCAAATCTACTTCAATTGCAGCACGAAGTTTTCCGTTAACTTGAATCGCAAGCGTGATTTTATCTTCAATTATTGCCTCTTTATCATACTCAAACCAAATTGGTCTCTCATAAATACTTTCCTCTTTTCCGAGAAGCGACCAGCATTCTTCCGCTAAATGCGGAGCTAGTGGAGCGAGCAAGACAGCAAATCTTTCAAGCATGAAATGAATCAACTTCTCATTTTTGGTTTCAGACAGATGACCGATTTCATTTAAGAGTTCCATCATTGCTGCAACAGCTGTATTGAATCTCAATTCTTCGATATCTTCGGTGACTTTTTTTATTGTTTGATTGACTTTTCTGTATAGTTTTTTTTCTGATTCTGTAAGTTCAGAAAGCGAGATTTGAACCTTATCACTCACCGGATCTAATATATAATTGTGAGATGTGAATAGTTCATACACCCGATTTACAAACCTACTAACGCCGACGATTCCCTGATCACTCCAATCTCCTCCTAATTCATATGGACCCATGAACATCAAATACATTCTGAAGACATCAGAACCATACTTTTCGATAAACTCATCAGGATTGACAACATTTCCTTTAGACTTCGACATCTTTGCACCTTGATTAGTAATCGTACCCTGATGTCGGAGCTTTTGATACGGTTCATCACAAAAAACTAATCCAATATCCCTTAAAAACTTATGAACAAATCTTGCATAGAGTAAATGCATTGTTGAATGTTCGGCACCGCCAATATAATTATCAACCGGCATCCATTTTTTTGCTAGTTCGACATTGAACATAGAGTCATCAATCTTTGGATCTAGAAACCTCAAATGATACCATGACGAATCGACAAACGTATCCATTGTATCTGGATCACGTCTTGCATCAGATTTACACTTAGGACATTGAATTGTCTGAAATTCTTTGCTTCTTGCAAGCGGAGATTCTCCCATCGGTTTGAAATCAACATCATAAGGAAGAAGAACAGGCAGATCAGTTTCTGGAACAGGGATTTCTCCGCAAGATTCACAGTGAATTATTGGGATGGGTGTTCCCCAATACCTTTGACGGGAAATTAGCCAATCGCGCAATCGGTAATTTATTTTTCGCTTTCCAATTTTTTTCTCTTCGAGAAAATCGGATATTTTTTCAATTCCAATATCTGAATTCAAACCGTTGAACTGTCCGGAATTTATCATAACACCAACATCAACAAATGCTGACTTCAATTCGTCATCATGTTTTGTCCCTTCTTCAAGAATTACTTTCCGAATTTGAAGATTGAATTTTTTTGCGAACTCGAAATCGCGTTCGTCGTGACCGGGAACAGCCATTACTGCACCGGTTCCATAAGTATAGAGAACATAATCAGCAATCCAAATGGGAATTTTTTCTCCATTAACAGGATTTATTGCATAAGTTCCGAGCGGGATACCTGTTTTTTCTTTGGCTGTAGAGAGTCTTTCTATTTCAGACTCATGACTGACTTTCTCTAAATACTTCGATACAGAAGTTTGATTGTTTTCAGTAGTGAGTGAGTTAACAAGCGGATGTTCGGGTGCCAAAACAACATATGTTACACCGAATAGTGTATCTGGTCGAGTTGTAAAGACGGGAATTTCAGCTTCTGAGTTTTCGATTTTAAAATTCAGCTCAACACCAATAGATTTGCCAATCCAGTTTCTTTGCATTGTTTTAGTTTTTTCAGGCCAATCAATTTTATCCAAATCATTTAGAAGTTCCTCAGCATACTCTGTAATTTTAAAAAACCACTGAGTGAGATTTTTCTTGATAACAAGATTATTACATCTCTCACACGCCCCATCGGAATGCACTTGCTCATTTGCCAGTACAGTTTGACATGATTCACACCAATTTACAGGAGCTTTTTGCCGATATGCTAATCCTTTTTCATATAATTTCAGGAAAATCCATTGATTCCATCTAAAATATTCCGGATCACAAGTCATCAATTCATGTTCCCAATCGTACATTGCTCCGATACGTTCAAGCTGGCTTCGAATATCCTTTATGTTTTGTAGAGTGCTGTCTTGAGGATGAATTCCAGTTTTAATTGCGTAATTTTCTGCAGGCAAACCGAATGCATCGTAACCCATCGGTTCGAAAACATTATAACCTTGAAGTTTTTTGAATCGTGCCCAAGTATCAGCTGGCGCATAGTTATACCAATGTCCGCAATGTAATTTTGCCCCGCTCGGATAAATAAACATTACCAGTGAATAAAGTTTTTTTTCAGTATCTGACAGGTCGGTTTTGTGAATTTTCTTTTCTTGCCAAAATTTCTGCCATTTTGTTTCTATCTGTTGTGCTGAATATTTCATATGTTACTATTTGTATAGAATCTGTATTTGAAAATTGAGTACAATGTTAAGGATA
The sequence above is a segment of the Ignavibacteria bacterium genome. Coding sequences within it:
- a CDS encoding leucine--tRNA ligase; protein product: MKYSAQQIETKWQKFWQEKKIHKTDLSDTEKKLYSLVMFIYPSGAKLHCGHWYNYAPADTWARFKKLQGYNVFEPMGYDAFGLPAENYAIKTGIHPQDSTLQNIKDIRSQLERIGAMYDWEHELMTCDPEYFRWNQWIFLKLYEKGLAYRQKAPVNWCESCQTVLANEQVHSDGACERCNNLVIKKNLTQWFFKITEYAEELLNDLDKIDWPEKTKTMQRNWIGKSIGVELNFKIENSEAEIPVFTTRPDTLFGVTYVVLAPEHPLVNSLTTENNQTSVSKYLEKVSHESEIERLSTAKEKTGIPLGTYAINPVNGEKIPIWIADYVLYTYGTGAVMAVPGHDERDFEFAKKFNLQIRKVILEEGTKHDDELKSAFVDVGVMINSGQFNGLNSDIGIEKISDFLEEKKIGKRKINYRLRDWLISRQRYWGTPIPIIHCESCGEIPVPETDLPVLLPYDVDFKPMGESPLARSKEFQTIQCPKCKSDARRDPDTMDTFVDSSWYHLRFLDPKIDDSMFNVELAKKWMPVDNYIGGAEHSTMHLLYARFVHKFLRDIGLVFCDEPYQKLRHQGTITNQGAKMSKSKGNVVNPDEFIEKYGSDVFRMYLMFMGPYELGGDWSDQGIVGVSRFVNRVYELFTSHNYILDPVSDKVQISLSELTESEKKLYRKVNQTIKKVTEDIEELRFNTAVAAMMELLNEIGHLSETKNEKLIHFMLERFAVLLAPLAPHLAEECWSLLGKEESIYERPIWFEYDKEAIIEDKITLAIQVNGKLRAAIEVDLDDDESVIKSIAKQDSRVLKFIEGKQIVKEIYVKNKILNIVVK
- a CDS encoding GxxExxY protein, translated to MISSNLKYSNITELIIKAFYKDYNKLGYGFLEKVYENSLKLELKHLGLNCNRQKPITVYYDDSVVGEYFADIIVNEVEIVELKAAESLCGEHEIQLENYLKATEIEVGLLLNFGKKPEVRRCVLTDEYKNHSKS